Proteins from a single region of Syntrophorhabdaceae bacterium:
- a CDS encoding type II toxin-antitoxin system VapC family toxin, with protein MTERWVLDCSFAAALALPDKSSSRVHAFFLKHSGAETWVPALWWYELANVLAVAERRRVLTRADVENAISLYGQLTLRTDEAEGIEHVRRLCEITRAYGLTAYDAAYLELAMRQGALLATLDHQLLDAATKSGVGTWK; from the coding sequence GTGACGGAAAGGTGGGTTCTTGACTGCTCTTTTGCCGCCGCACTCGCTCTTCCCGACAAATCTTCATCCCGGGTTCACGCATTTTTCCTTAAGCATTCCGGCGCGGAGACATGGGTTCCCGCGCTGTGGTGGTATGAACTTGCCAACGTATTGGCCGTTGCGGAACGAAGACGCGTCCTTACGCGAGCGGATGTTGAGAACGCAATCTCTCTCTATGGGCAGCTTACTCTCAGGACGGACGAGGCCGAGGGCATAGAGCATGTTCGCAGATTATGCGAGATTACCCGTGCGTACGGGCTGACTGCCTACGACGCTGCTTACCTCGAACTGGCCATGCGCCAAGGAGCCCTCCTGGCTACCCTTGACCATCAACTCCTGGACGCTGCCACAAAAAGTGGTGTAGGAACGTGGAAATAG
- the glmS gene encoding glutamine--fructose-6-phosphate transaminase (isomerizing) has product MCGIVGYKGKGEACDLLIDALARLEYRGYDSAGIAIWHEGKIEIGRKKGKVAELSKEVCGVETFKGTLGLAHTRWATHGTPSEKNAHPHRAGDVVVVHNGIVENYMELKERLKGEGHKFLSDTDTEVIPHLILNYLEKNLDFVSATRAALDELKGSYALGIIREKERVMIAAKKESPLIVGVGIGEYFLASDVPAILNRTNRVIFLEDNDMAVFRDGKMLITDADGNAVERTVHEVHWSGAMAEKGGYKHFMLKEIFEQPRAISETLIGRIKEEKGHVEFEELKLPDLTKIKKIWMVACGTSYHACMIGKQMFEANLRIPVETDIASEFRYRDPIINEEHMLILVSQSGETADTIAAMKEGKKNGAYTLCICNVLGSTLARECNGVIFTHAGPEIGVASTKAFTTQISIFFLLMLHMGRKLGLMTSDEVRTFINEIKKLPHKIQTILDQAPVTEELARKYMGYKDFLYLGRGINYPTVLEGALKLKEISYIHAEAYAAGEMKHGPIALIDENLPIVIVSPRDHTYKKTCSNVEEVITRRGKALLFTDDGAHEMSAKVEATFVVPETIYELEPILAIVPLQLLAYHIANFRGTDVDQPRNLAKSVTVE; this is encoded by the coding sequence ATGTGCGGGATCGTCGGATATAAGGGAAAGGGAGAAGCGTGCGATCTGCTCATCGACGCGCTGGCGAGACTCGAATACAGGGGATATGATTCAGCCGGCATCGCCATATGGCATGAAGGCAAGATCGAGATAGGCAGGAAGAAGGGGAAGGTTGCGGAGCTGAGCAAGGAGGTATGCGGCGTCGAGACCTTCAAGGGCACCCTTGGGCTTGCCCACACCCGCTGGGCCACCCACGGCACCCCTTCCGAAAAAAATGCCCACCCTCACCGCGCAGGCGATGTAGTGGTCGTCCATAACGGCATTGTCGAAAACTACATGGAGCTCAAGGAAAGGCTCAAAGGCGAAGGCCACAAGTTTCTTTCCGACACCGATACGGAGGTCATCCCTCACCTGATCCTCAATTACCTGGAAAAGAACCTCGATTTCGTCTCCGCCACACGGGCCGCCCTCGATGAGCTGAAAGGCTCCTATGCCCTCGGCATCATCAGGGAAAAAGAAAGGGTCATGATCGCGGCGAAAAAAGAGAGCCCCCTGATCGTAGGCGTCGGCATAGGAGAATATTTCCTTGCCAGCGACGTGCCCGCCATCCTCAACAGGACCAACAGGGTCATATTTCTCGAAGATAACGACATGGCCGTTTTCAGGGACGGGAAAATGCTTATCACCGACGCGGACGGCAACGCGGTGGAGCGCACGGTCCACGAGGTGCACTGGAGCGGCGCCATGGCGGAGAAAGGCGGCTACAAGCACTTCATGCTCAAGGAGATATTCGAGCAGCCCCGGGCCATTTCAGAGACCCTCATAGGCCGCATCAAGGAAGAGAAGGGCCACGTCGAATTCGAAGAACTGAAGCTCCCGGATCTCACAAAGATAAAAAAAATCTGGATGGTTGCCTGCGGAACCTCCTATCACGCATGCATGATCGGCAAGCAGATGTTCGAGGCAAACCTCAGAATACCGGTGGAGACGGATATCGCGTCCGAGTTCAGGTACCGCGACCCCATCATTAACGAAGAGCACATGCTGATCCTCGTCTCCCAATCAGGCGAGACGGCCGATACCATCGCCGCAATGAAAGAAGGGAAGAAGAACGGCGCCTATACGCTCTGCATCTGCAATGTCCTGGGGAGCACCCTCGCCCGCGAATGCAACGGCGTGATCTTCACCCATGCGGGACCGGAGATAGGCGTGGCCTCGACCAAGGCATTCACCACCCAGATCTCGATCTTCTTCCTCCTCATGCTCCACATGGGAAGAAAGCTGGGCCTAATGACGAGCGATGAAGTGAGGACCTTCATAAACGAGATAAAGAAGCTGCCCCATAAGATCCAGACCATCCTGGACCAGGCCCCCGTCACCGAAGAGCTGGCGAGAAAATATATGGGATATAAAGATTTCCTCTACCTGGGCCGGGGCATCAACTACCCCACCGTCCTGGAAGGCGCCCTCAAGCTCAAGGAGATATCCTACATCCACGCGGAGGCCTACGCCGCCGGAGAGATGAAGCACGGCCCCATCGCCCTGATAGACGAGAACCTCCCCATCGTAATTGTCTCTCCCAGGGACCACACCTATAAAAAGACCTGCAGCAACGTGGAAGAGGTAATTACGAGAAGAGGGAAAGCCCTCCTCTTCACCGACGACGGCGCCCACGAGATGTCCGCCAAGGTGGAAGCCACGTTCGTAGTCCCCGAGACGATCTACGAGCTGGAGCCCATACTCGCCATAGTCCCCCTCCAGCTCCTCGCCTACCACATCGCCAATTTCCGAGGGACTGACGTAGACCAGCCGAGGAATTTGGCGAAGAGCGTGACGGTGGAGTAG
- a CDS encoding molecular chaperone Tir, with translation MPETKIIECPNHNCRQKLRIPIDKTDSKIRCPKCRNAFFYLEDDTDSTLTTLTWPNGTRYVGKVKDGTMNGEGTLYFPSKEIYVGEFRDGKYNGYGTHVSPEGHKYVGEFRDGTCNGQGTLAYSDGEKYVGEFRDGNPNGHGTCTWANDEYVGEVKNGRPSGYGVRMYSSGERYVGGFEDGKRNGHGTLFYPDGSKYTGEFRGDKFNGHGTLVWPGGEKYIGEFRDHKRHGQGLLSKANGEVLFRGRFTNDNPVV, from the coding sequence ATGCCTGAAACCAAAATCATAGAGTGCCCTAATCATAATTGTCGCCAGAAATTAAGAATCCCGATCGACAAAACGGATTCGAAAATTAGGTGCCCAAAATGTAGGAATGCCTTTTTTTATTTGGAAGATGATACGGATTCTACGCTCACTACGCTCACTTGGCCCAATGGAACCAGGTATGTGGGAAAGGTCAAAGACGGTACAATGAACGGCGAGGGAACCCTCTATTTTCCCAGCAAAGAGATATATGTGGGAGAATTTAGAGATGGCAAATATAATGGATATGGGACTCATGTTTCTCCAGAAGGGCATAAATATGTAGGGGAGTTTAGAGACGGCACATGTAACGGGCAAGGGACGCTCGCATACTCTGACGGGGAGAAGTATGTGGGAGAGTTTAGAGATGGCAATCCCAACGGGCATGGAACATGTACCTGGGCAAACGATGAGTATGTCGGAGAGGTCAAAAATGGCCGCCCGTCTGGATACGGAGTACGCATGTACTCCAGTGGGGAAAGGTATGTGGGAGGGTTTGAAGATGGCAAGCGAAACGGGCACGGGACTCTTTTCTATCCAGACGGGTCCAAATACACAGGGGAGTTCAGAGGCGACAAATTTAACGGGCACGGGACTTTAGTCTGGCCCGGTGGGGAAAAGTATATAGGAGAGTTCAGAGACCATAAGAGGCACGGACAAGGGCTATTGTCTAAAGCTAACGGTGAGGTACTCTTTCGGGGTCGGTTCACAAATGATAATCCAGTGGTGTGA
- the glmU gene encoding bifunctional UDP-N-acetylglucosamine diphosphorylase/glucosamine-1-phosphate N-acetyltransferase GlmU, whose protein sequence is MKGLNVVILAAGKGERMVSRKSKVMHEVMGAPMIGHVVERAEELSPEAVIVVVGHGRDQIEAYLRDRSVSFAVQTEQKGTAHALLTTLPFLREGPVLVLYGDVPLIETATLKKFIDSFEETGDISFMITDVENPTGYGRVIVEEGKIRRIVEHNDATEEQRRIRTINTGICILPRNAINLVETITPDNRKGEYYLTDICAVAGQSGKSVRAYFHPTSSEVLGINSRRELMGAHLVMKERILDRLLDNGVTLLDRNIYIEARVVIGKDTVIYPNCFISGNTVIGEDVVIGPNSLIKNSTLRDKVEVEGFVSIDGATVEGGAKIGPFARLRPTTTVKKGAKVGNFVEVKNSIISEGAKASHLSYIGDAEVGRDVNIGAGTITCNYDGKKKHRTVLEDNVFIGSNTALVAPVRIGRNAVIGAGSTITKDVPEDALGVTRAPQKQVEGYSRRKK, encoded by the coding sequence ATGAAGGGGCTTAACGTGGTAATCCTCGCCGCAGGCAAAGGCGAAAGAATGGTATCGAGGAAATCGAAGGTGATGCACGAGGTTATGGGCGCCCCCATGATAGGCCACGTGGTGGAGAGGGCCGAGGAGCTGTCCCCGGAGGCCGTCATAGTCGTGGTAGGCCATGGCAGGGATCAGATTGAAGCCTACCTGAGAGACCGGAGCGTCTCCTTTGCCGTCCAGACGGAGCAGAAAGGCACCGCCCACGCGCTCCTGACTACCCTTCCCTTTCTCCGGGAAGGTCCGGTCCTCGTCCTTTATGGTGATGTACCCTTGATCGAGACCGCCACCTTGAAGAAGTTTATCGATTCCTTCGAGGAGACAGGGGACATCTCCTTCATGATCACCGATGTGGAGAACCCCACCGGGTACGGACGGGTAATCGTCGAAGAGGGAAAGATCAGGCGCATCGTGGAACATAACGACGCCACCGAGGAACAAAGGCGGATCAGGACCATCAATACGGGTATCTGCATATTGCCCCGGAATGCGATAAATCTCGTGGAGACCATAACCCCCGATAACCGGAAAGGGGAATACTATCTCACCGATATCTGCGCCGTGGCCGGGCAATCGGGCAAATCGGTCCGCGCCTACTTCCATCCCACCTCTTCAGAAGTTCTCGGCATCAACAGCCGGCGGGAGCTGATGGGCGCCCACCTCGTGATGAAGGAGCGCATCCTCGACCGCCTTCTCGATAATGGCGTGACCCTGCTCGACCGCAACATTTATATCGAAGCGCGCGTGGTAATCGGCAAAGATACGGTCATATATCCCAACTGCTTCATATCAGGGAATACGGTCATCGGCGAGGACGTGGTCATAGGCCCCAACTCGCTCATCAAAAACTCGACGCTCCGGGATAAGGTCGAAGTGGAGGGTTTTGTCAGCATAGACGGGGCAACCGTCGAGGGAGGCGCCAAGATCGGGCCCTTCGCCCGCCTGAGACCCACGACCACGGTAAAAAAAGGCGCCAAGGTAGGCAATTTCGTGGAAGTCAAGAATTCGATCATAAGCGAGGGCGCCAAGGCAAGTCACCTTTCCTACATCGGAGACGCCGAAGTGGGCCGGGACGTTAACATAGGAGCAGGCACTATTACTTGTAACTATGACGGCAAGAAGAAACACCGGACCGTCCTGGAGGATAACGTCTTTATAGGCAGCAATACCGCTCTCGTAGCGCCCGTCCGGATCGGCAGGAATGCGGTCATCGGCGCGGGCTCCACCATTACGAAGGATGTCCCGGAAGACGCCCTGGGCGTCACACGAGCCCCTCAAAAGCAGGTCGAGGGTTATTCACGGAGGAAGAAATAA
- a CDS encoding type II toxin-antitoxin system prevent-host-death family antitoxin, translated as MVSAFDAKTHLSHLLLEAEQGKVITITRRGKPVARLVPLEAEGKPIGPEEILKGFKEIRGRVKGKVDIRAFIDEGRKR; from the coding sequence ATGGTTAGCGCGTTTGATGCAAAAACTCACCTGTCCCATCTCTTGCTGGAAGCAGAGCAAGGCAAGGTCATCACCATAACGAGACGAGGCAAGCCTGTAGCACGCCTGGTCCCCCTGGAAGCTGAAGGAAAGCCAATCGGACCCGAAGAGATTCTTAAGGGGTTCAAAGAGATCCGGGGCCGTGTCAAGGGGAAGGTAGATATCCGCGCGTTTATCGATGAAGGAAGGAAACGGTGA
- the tatC gene encoding twin-arginine translocase subunit TatC, producing MTEDKLPFTSHLKELRDRLLVCIIALAVAFVFTYYFKEKMFLILMEPFIKVMPAKSSFIFTGLTEAFITYFKISIVMAVFVGSPILLYEIWMFVAPGLYDKEKKYVYPFMIFGSLCFILGAVFCYFVVLPISYKFFVSYAAEFIIPMPDLKSYMNLTLKMLLIFGLIFELPLAAFFLTKARIINARMLSSKRRYAILGIFILSAIITPPDLASQLLMVIPLWALYEISILITRIFGKRKEIENEGA from the coding sequence ATGACCGAGGACAAACTTCCATTTACCTCCCACCTGAAGGAGTTGAGGGATAGGCTTCTCGTCTGCATCATAGCCCTTGCCGTCGCCTTCGTCTTTACCTATTATTTTAAAGAAAAGATGTTCCTCATCCTGATGGAGCCTTTCATAAAGGTCATGCCCGCAAAAAGCTCCTTCATTTTTACCGGCCTTACCGAAGCCTTCATCACTTATTTCAAGATATCCATCGTCATGGCCGTTTTCGTGGGCTCTCCCATCCTCCTTTATGAGATATGGATGTTCGTTGCACCGGGTCTGTATGACAAAGAAAAGAAATATGTCTACCCCTTCATGATATTCGGAAGCCTTTGCTTCATTCTCGGGGCCGTCTTCTGCTATTTTGTAGTCCTCCCCATAAGCTACAAATTTTTCGTGAGCTATGCCGCGGAATTCATCATACCCATGCCCGATCTCAAGAGCTATATGAATCTGACCCTCAAGATGCTCCTCATCTTCGGACTCATATTCGAATTGCCCCTGGCCGCTTTTTTTCTTACCAAGGCCCGTATAATCAACGCGCGCATGCTCTCATCGAAAAGGCGATATGCCATACTCGGCATCTTTATACTGAGCGCGATCATAACCCCGCCCGACCTGGCAAGCCAGTTGCTCATGGTCATACCCCTCTGGGCGCTCTACGAAATCAGTATCCTTATTACACGCATTTTTGGAAAAAGGAAGGAGATCGAAAATGAAGGGGCTTAA